A segment of the Mogibacterium diversum genome:
AAATATTATGCCGCCCTATCTCATCCTGAAATTGAAGGAATAGTAATTGCGACTAGACCTGACTGTCTCGATGATAAAATTTTAGATTTACTTGCAGAAATAAATGAAAATCATTTTATGTGGATAGAACTAGGACTTCAAACCATACACGAAAAGACGCTTAATAGTATGAATATTGGTTATCACCTAACAGATTATGATAAGGCAATCTATGAACTGTCAAAACGAAAAATCAAAACTGTGACACATTTGATACTAGGACTCCCTGGTGAAACTGAACGTGATATGTTTGAATCACTTCATCATGTAACAAATAGTGGTATATTTGGCATCAAACTTCACCTGATGAATATAGTTAGTACATCTCCACTTTATAGGGAAATGCCAGAATATGTTTCATTTGATAGTCTAGAAAGCTATGTTGATCTAGTAGTAAGGATGATTGAAGAAATACCTCCAGATATAACTATTCATCGTTTGACTGGTGATGTACCTAGAAAGCTTTTAATCAGCCCAGAGTGGAGTTATAAAAAAAGAACGATTCTAAATGCAATTAATAGAGAGCTTCGCATACGTGATACTTTTCAAGGTGCAAAACTAAATAAATAGATATCTTCAAAATTATCTCGATATATTAAGCGGATATTACCTGTTTTAGTAATATCCGCTCTGCTATTATTTAAAATCGATAAATACACAAACTAGTGTGGCAATGCTGTTGATGCCGGCATATTGGTATATACAGGAATTACAAACACTAGTGATTCATTTGTAATTCCGTAAGCACTGTAGCTATTCTTTGTTGAAATAGATTCAGTGTAGCAAGCTGATATATTTGTCATATACTGGTGTGTTCCAACTTTAGCAGCGCCATTTGCAACGTTAAATCGTTGGAAATAAACGGAGTTTTGACCCTGCTTGATATATCCGCTAGCGATAAACTTGGCTCCTCCAAATACTGCTTTCTGTTTAGTATCCCATCCTTGCTTCTTAGCATATTCGAGTCCTCTCATAACAGGATTTGCATTAGAATAAGCACCAATATTATATGGGTTATATGCATACTTACCATCAGGGAATATATACCCTGAAATTGCAATACTTCCTCCGCCAGTTTCTTGGCGAGCTCTTGCAGCAAGTGCAATTGGACTCATACCATTTTCCTTACCTGCACTCACAAACCAGCTAGCCATAAAACCATTCCTCTCAAGCGCAGTCCCTGATATTATTTTAGAAACAGCAGCTTGAGACTGGTATGATTGATACGACAAATCTTCAAACATGTAAATGTTATTTTCATTAATGAAATTACGAGGATCCATATAGTAACCAACTACTTGTGAACTAGCATTGAACCACGTTGATCCATCCTTTGGTATATAAGTTCCTGATGCAGTAAATCTACCAACTCCCTTCAGGGACTCTATACCTCCAGCAGGAGCTTCAACAGATTGTGCATCACTTGCTGGAGTCGCTTCCTTACCATCATACTTCTGATCTGATACAGTTATCCAATTTGCTGCTGCGTAGTATGTTTTTCCCTTATACTGAACTCTATACCAGTTGTAGTTACCAGAATTTATAGCTCCTGTGATGACTACATCTGTGTTCTTCGGAAAAGTTCCTACAGGCTTATTTGTAATATCGTATGACGATCTATAGTTTAAGTAATCATGGACCTTGCCACTTACACTTGCTTCTCCATCCTTAACTTTTCCCGAAGATGTAACATAACTTGAAGGAATATAATACACTTTTCCACTTACAGCTATCTTATACCAATTACTGTTATCAATATTCTTTACGCTGTTTATAATCGTTACGTTCTGTCCGGAGGTTAAAGTTCCAGCCTCTTTAAAGATATCAGATGGTCCCATTCTGTATGAAGCGCTTTGATTTAGAGTTCCGAAAACTACATCAGTATTTGTTGTTGATGATGTTGATGTCGTCTGCTTAGTATTTGAACTTGGAGCTATGGAATCATCAACTTTCACAAACTTGCTACATATGTATCCAAATCCGTTTCCCTGTTTTATCTTATACCAAACAACACCATCTGACGCTTTTGCTGTCAAAACAATTGAAACCTTATCTCCGGTATTTGCCCCGCCAATTCTTCCATAACCGGTTCCTGCACCTTTTCTTATGTTCGTATAACCACCTTTTACAGTACCATTAATCTCATGTGAATAATTTTCGTTAGTTACACTGCCCTGTATATATCCAGTCTGTCCAGAAGCGGTTCTAATGTGAACAAATTTTGCATCATCGCTTCCATTATTAGCATTAAATACTTCATCTAACAATGAAATATCAGTATTAGCACTTGCTGAGCCAACTGAACCAGATGAAATACTTGCGCCACTATACAAAGGTCTACTCTGATCCTTAGCCTTGAAGCTATAAGGATTGATATCTCGATATGATAATGGATAAGCACCATTAATGAGAGACACTCCGTCACGACTCTGCTTTGATAATGCAGTATTCCAATCAACTCCTGTTTCCTTAGCGATAAATTTCCAATTTGGATGAGAAGCATGAAGCTTTCTTAAATGGACTTTATAATCCTCAGGAAAAGATGCAATTGATTTTTCAAAATCAGTTTGTGTTTGATCAACATTTGAATTTACACTGCTGCTTGTATTACCACTATCATTGTTGTTCGTGTTACCAGGATTGTTTACAGTGTTTGAATTATCGGGTGATGATGTGCCATTACTAGGCGATGCATTATTATCTGATGGATTCATATCAGGATTTGGCTCTGGATTAGTTGTTATCGTACCAGCATTATCAGAAGTACCACCGCTGTTATTCGAGAAAATACTTCCAGTAATATCTACCCAAGTAGCACAGACATAATTATAGCCACCATTATATTTAATCATATACCAGTCAACATTTGACTTATTAGCCTTAGCTTTTAAAAGGACTGTAAGATTTACATTTTTTCCAAATGTAGTAACACTAGCAAATCTAGTCCCGGCACCAAGTCTGCTGTTTAAAGTCGAAGATGTTCTACCCGCAACTGCAGAATATTCCACCCTATTAATCAAATCAGATCTAATATAACCTGACTTTCCGCCATAATTTACATGATACCATTTATCCCTAGCAGCTGCATTTGAATTTGACGAAAAAACAACCTCTGTTATTGTAACCTTCTTATTATTAGAAATAGACGTCACTTTTTTAGAAAATACGGAAGTACCCGCCCTAACGTTTACTCCTGATTTTGAATTGATGTAACCTGTCGCATTCTGAACTGATTGTGCATTAGCAGCCTCAGCAAAACCCAACATTAGCAGAATTATGAAAACAAGAACTGCAAATATTGATTTAAGTTTTATAGCTATAATATTATTCATTAGTCCCTCTTTCTTAATAAATAATTTTCTAATTTCTTAGTAGCAAAATATAACTAATATTTATATATTTTAACAAATAGGAAAATTAATTTAAATAAAATAATCGTTATAAGTATTGAAATTTCAATATAAAAGAGGGAATTAATTGCTTAAAAGTAAAAAATAATATAAATACCACAATATATAAAGATAGTTAAATAGAATAAAGCAATATATAGATATAAAAAAAGAAGCATCTCTGCTTCTTTAATGGTGCCCAGACTCGGAATCGAACCAAGGACACAGGGATTTTCAGTCCCTTGCTCTACCAACTGAGCTATCTGGGCAAATAAACTAAATAAATAATGGTGGGCCATCGGGGACTTGAACCCAGGACCTGCCGGTTATGAGCCGGACGCTCTGACCAACTGAGCTAATGGCCCTAAAGTGGTCGGGGTGGCAGGATTTGAACCCGCGGCCCACTGGTCCCAAACCAGTTGCGCTACCAAGCTGCGCTACACCCCGGCGCATATGATTTTAACACTCAAGGACTTATTTGTAAACATTAATATATTCAGTTTAATAATGGTCGGGGTGGCAGGATTTGAACCCGCGGCCCACTGGTCCCAAACCAGTTGCGCTACCAAGCTGCGCTACACCCCGAAAATCTTGGCAGGGGCAGAAGGACTCGAACCCTCGGCACGTGGTTTTGGAGACCACTGCTCTACCAACTGAGCTATACCCCTATGGTATATAAATATGGCGGAGAAGATGGGATTCGAACCCATGCGGCCCTAATACGAACCCTAACGGTTTAGCAAACCGTCCTCTTCAGCCTCTTGAGTACTTCTCCAAAAGCTATAACTAAATGATTCTTGGCGGAGAGGGTGGGATTCGAACCCACGGTCCCTTTCAGAATCACTGGTTTTCAAGACCAGCTCCTTAAACCACTCGGACACCTCTCCGGATGTTGATAAAAATTGGTGACCCATCGGAGATTCGAACTCCGGACACCTTGATTAAAAGTCAAGTGCTCTACCACCTGAGCTAATGGGTCACAATGGCTGGGGTAGCGGGACTCGAACCTGCGAAATCACGGAGTCAAAGTCCGTTGCCTTAACCACTTGGCTATACCCCAAAAGCATGACTTCTAGTTCGTCTACTTAACCAAACAAAATCTAAAAATGGTGAGCCCACAGGGATTCGAACCCCGGACACACGGCTTAGAAGGCCGTTGCTCTATCCAACTGAGCTATGGACCCTTAAAAAAAATGGAGCGGATGATGAGAATCGAACTCACGCTATCAGCTTGGAAGGCTGAAGTTCTACCATTGAACTACATCCGCAAAATGGAGCGGAAGACGAGATTCGAACTCGCGACCCTCGCCTTGGCAAGGCGATGCTCTACCCCTGAGCCACTTCCGCATATTTATTGGTCGAGGGAGATGGATTCGAACCATCGAAAGCACAGCTAACGGATTTACAGTCCGCCCCCTTTGGCCACTCGGGAATCCCTCGAAATATTGGAGCTGATGGAGGGAATCGAACCCCCAACCTGCTGATTACAAATCAGCTGCTCTACCGTTGAGCCACATCAGCATAACCGTTAAAATTGGCGACCGGGAACGGGCTCGAACCGTCGACCTCCAGCGTGACAGGCTGGCATTCTAACCAACTGAACTACCCGGCCAAAATATGGTGGACGCTATAGGGCTCGAACCTATGACCCCCTGCTTGTAAGGCAGATGCTCTCCCAGCTGAGCTAAGCGTCCAAAGATATTTGTCGCACTAGATTATTTAACCTTAAGCGTCAATTTCGTGCTGCAGTCTTCACTCAACTGCGTTATTCATACTAACACAGCATCTAATCACTGTCAATCAGAAATTTATTTTTTCTTGATTTCTCTTTCAACAGCTTGCATTTACCTGCGGTAACCTCTGTTATTGTATCGATTATTGATTGCTTTTGATCAATATCTCCACTAACATCCAGTGTGATTTTATCAGTGTACTCTATTTTTGCAATCTTGAAAACCCCTGTTTTTGAAATGTTTTCAATTTGTGTCAAATGCGAATATGAAATTTCATATGTTAAAACTATAGCTTCCCTTACTTCAGAAAGCAATGCTTTATCTATCGCAAGTCTCGCAGAAGTCGAATATGCCCGCACGAGGCCCCCAGTACCAAGCTTTATTCCACCAAAATAGCGAGTCACGACAATAGCCAGGTTAGTTAGCCCTCTTTCAACAATCATGCGAAGAATCGGTGCGCCAGCAGTCCCCTGTGGCTCACCATCTTCACTAGACCATTGTATCTCTTGTTTATCTCCTACTACCATAACCGGCACATTGTGTGTAGCATCCTTATATTCACTCTTAATTGACGAGATAAACGCTTTCGCCTCATCACATGAGTCCACCGGCGAAATATGTGCTATAAAACGAGATTTTTGGGTTATATATTCAGCTTTAGCTTCTTGGTATACAGTGTCATAGAGCTTCATTTACAAAATGTACTTGTCAACATCTACTTCCTTGACAGTCTCCTTGAATTTATTTTTTACAAACTCTCTATCAATCACTATCTTTTCAACAGAATTATCTGGAAGCATAAATGATATATCCTCAAGTAATTTTTCAAGAATCGTATATAATCTTCTTGCTCCAATATTTTCAGTCTGCTCATTCATAAGATATGCCATTTCAGCAATTTCATCCGTTGAGTCATCTGTAAACTCAACATTTACTCCTTCAGTTTCGAGTAATGCTTTTTGTTGTTTTGTTACAGCATTTTCTGTAGCAGTAAGAATCTTTTTAAAATCCGCTTTATCGAGATTCTTTAGCTCAACATTTATCGGAAATCTTCCCTGCAGCTCCGGAATTAAATCAGAAGGTTTAGAAACATGAAATGCTCCAGCTCCAATAAATAACATGTGATCAGTTTTTACTGGACCATGTTTTGTATTAACTACACTCCCTTCAACAATCGGAAGAATATCTCGTTGTACACCTTCACGGGAAACATCCGCACCTGAAGCCATCGAACTTCTAGAAGCAATTTTGTCTATCTCATCAATGAAAATAATACCGTTCTGCTCAGCGTTTTCGATAGCATCATCAATAACTTGATCCATATCTATCAAATTTTGTGCCTCTTGCTCCCTTAAGATTTTTCTTGCTTCCCTAACCGTAACTTTTTTGTGCTTGGTCTTTTTAGGCATCATATCTCCAAATATATTGCCTATCGCTATGCCAATTCCTTCATTTTGCATATCTAACTGATTAGTATTTACAGAGTCCTCAACTTCTATATCTATAAGTTGATCCTCTAGTTTGCCTTCTCTTAAATGAATTTTAACTTGTTCTTTAGCCATAGCAACGTCTTCTGGAACACTTTGCTTTTCCAAATTCTGCTGCTCTTCATACTGCTTCTTTTGACTTGGATAGTTGGAATTGTTAAGGAAAAAGTCAAACGGATTAGGTCCATTAACATTCTTGACATTATCTGATGACGCCCCTGGAACAAGAGCATCAATAATCTTTTCCTCAACAAGTTCATCAGCAATTCCATATTTCTCATTTATACGTTGCTGTTTAGTAATCCTGACAGAGGCCTCAACTAGATCTCTAACCATCGAATCAACATCACGTCCAACATAGCCCACCTCAGTAAACTTGGTGGCTTCAACCTTTACAAAAGGTGCTTCCATAATTTTAGCAAGTCTTCTTGCAATTTCAGTTTTTCCAACTCCAGTAGGTCCCATCATGAGAATGTTTTTAGGAGTGATTTCTTCTCTCATGTCTTCGCTTAGTAGACTGCGCCTATATCTATTTCTGAGAGCAATTGCTACTGATTTTTTTGCTTCATCCTGTCCAATTATATATTTATCAAGCTCAGCCACTATCTGTTTAGGAGTCATCGTTTTAATATTATTTTTCATTATTTACCTCCTATAATTTCTCAACAGAAATATTGTCATTTGTATATACGCAAATAGAAGATGCAATTTCTAGTGACTTGCGAACAATACTTTCAGCATCTAATTCAGTATTATCAAATAGAGCGGAAGCAGCAGAATACGCATAATTACCGCCAGAACCAATAGCAACGACATTTTTATCAGGTTCAATAACTTCCCCGTTTCCTGATATAACTAGTAAATCTTCCTCGTTAACTACTATCATCAAAGCTTCAAGACTACGCGTTGCTTTATCGCTTCTCCAAAATTGAGCTAAATCAACAGCTGCACGCTTTAAATTTCCATCATGCTCCTGTAACTTGTTCTCAAACTTATCGGTTAGTGAAAAGGCATCAGCCACGGAACCTGCGAATCCAGTTAGGACTTTTCCTTTAAAGATTTTCTTAACCTTCTTGGCACCGTTCTTCATGATGGTAGTTTCCCCCATCGTAACCTGCCCATCGCCACCAATACAAATATCTCCATCAGGCCTTTTAACTGCACAAATAGTTGTCGCATGAAATTGAACCATTATCTACCTCCAAATTATAATAAACCTTTACTTTTTCTCTGGTTTTACATAACTACAATTTTCGTTAGAGCATTTAATTTTAGCTTTTTTCCCTTTGCCTTCAAGAAGCATTGATCCGCATTTAGGACACAGTTCTCCAGTTGGCTTATCCCAAAATGAAACTTCACAATTTGGATAACCACTACACCCGTAGAATATTTTGCCACCGCGTCTGGTCCTCTTTTCAATAATTGGTTTGCCACATTTTGGACAATTTACCCCAATTTCCTTTAAAATTGGTTTTGTGTTTTTGCATTCAGGATATCCGGTGCAGGCTAAGAATTTACCAAATCGGCTTTCTTTAATCGCCATAGGTTTCCCACATAATTCACAAACTTCATCACTTAGAACTACTTCCTGTTCAATCTTCTCTACTTCATTTTGAGCAACTTCTAACTCTTTGCTAAATGGTCCATAAAAATCCTCTATTACATGCTTCCAAGCTTCTTTTTTTAGTTCGACTTGGTCTAGTTGATTCTCTAATTCACCCGTAAATTCGACATCTACGATATCTCCGAAATACTCTGAAAGAATACCCGTAACATCAAAGCCCAGTTGTGTTGGTACTAGATTTTTCTTTTCTCTAGTAACATAGCGTCTGCCCGTAAGCGTTGTTATAATGGCTGAATATGTACTAGGTCTTCCTATATTCTTTTCTTCCATCTCTTTAACAAGACCAGCCTCCGTATATCTAGCAGGTGGTTGTGTAAATTTCTGTTCTTTAATAAGCTCTATACAATTAAGTTCATCACCTTTTTTGAGTTCTGGTACATACGAATCCTTATCGCTTGCAATTGGATATACCCTTCTCCAGCCATCAAAAACTAATCTTGATCCAGATGTTCTAAATTCATATCCATTATTATCTATGGTTACGGTTACTGTATCAAACTCTGCAGCTGACATCTGTGATGCAACAAATCGATTCCAAACAAGTGTATATAGCTTAAATTGATCTGAAGTCAATGAGTCACGAATTGCCTCCGGTTCAAGGTTTATATCTGTTGGCCTAATTGCTTCATGTGCATCCTGTATGTCTTTATTCTTGTTTGAAAATGAGTTATTGGAACAGTATTCCTTACCAAATTTATTAGCTATAAATTCCGATGCAGCTTCTTTTGCAGCAGATGATATTCTAACGGAATCAGTACGTAAATAAGTAATTAAACCTCTCGTTCCAATTCCTTTTACGTCAATCCCTTCGTAAAGCTGCTGGGCAATTTGCATAGTCTTCTTAGTCTGGAAATTCAACTTTATAGAAGCATCCTGCTGTAGACTACTAGTAGTAAATGGCGCATAAGGTTTTGGCTTTCTCTTACCTGTCTTTACACTCTCTACTACAAATCTTCCTGCACTTAGCTGCTTCTCAATAGCATCAGCTTCTTCAGCTTTAGTAATGCGAATATCTTCTCCATTGTATTTACTGAGCGATGCATTGAAATTATCTCCATAATCAGCCGTTATAGTCCAATACTCTTCAGGTACAAAAGATTTTATTTCATTCTCTCTATCGCAAATCATCTTGAGAGCTGCTGACTGCACTCTACCAGCAGAGAGACCACGCCTTACCTTCTGCCATAGAAGCGGACTAATCTGATATCCAACTAATCTATCTAACACTCTCCTGGCTTGCTGAGCATCTACTAATCCCATATCAATTGACCTAGGATGCTTAATAGCTTCTTTTACGGCTTCTTTATTTATTTCATTAAAAACTATCCTGCATTCACTTTTTGGATCGATATCAAGCAAATATGCTAAATGCCATGATATAGCCTCTCCCTCACGGTCTGGGTCAGTTGCTAAAAGAACACGTGACGCAGACGCTGCCGCTTTCTTAAGTTCCTTAATCTTGTCACCCTTGCCTCTTATATTTATGTATCCAGGTTCAAATTGATTTTCTATATCTATCCCTAGTCTGCTCTTAGGTAAATCTCTTACATGTCCTACCGAAGCGAGCACATTATAAGAAGGAC
Coding sequences within it:
- a CDS encoding YigZ family protein: MKLYDTVYQEAKAEYITQKSRFIAHISPVDSCDEAKAFISSIKSEYKDATHNVPVMVVGDKQEIQWSSEDGEPQGTAGAPILRMIVERGLTNLAIVVTRYFGGIKLGTGGLVRAYSTSARLAIDKALLSEVREAIVLTYEISYSHLTQIENISKTGVFKIAKIEYTDKITLDVSGDIDQKQSIIDTITEVTAGKCKLLKEKSRKNKFLIDSD
- a CDS encoding SH3 domain-containing protein, with translation MNNIIAIKLKSIFAVLVFIILLMLGFAEAANAQSVQNATGYINSKSGVNVRAGTSVFSKKVTSISNNKKVTITEVVFSSNSNAAARDKWYHVNYGGKSGYIRSDLINRVEYSAVAGRTSSTLNSRLGAGTRFASVTTFGKNVNLTVLLKAKANKSNVDWYMIKYNGGYNYVCATWVDITGSIFSNNSGGTSDNAGTITTNPEPNPDMNPSDNNASPSNGTSSPDNSNTVNNPGNTNNNDSGNTSSSVNSNVDQTQTDFEKSIASFPEDYKVHLRKLHASHPNWKFIAKETGVDWNTALSKQSRDGVSLINGAYPLSYRDINPYSFKAKDQSRPLYSGASISSGSVGSASANTDISLLDEVFNANNGSDDAKFVHIRTASGQTGYIQGSVTNENYSHEINGTVKGGYTNIRKGAGTGYGRIGGANTGDKVSIVLTAKASDGVVWYKIKQGNGFGYICSKFVKVDDSIAPSSNTKQTTSTSSTTNTDVVFGTLNQSASYRMGPSDIFKEAGTLTSGQNVTIINSVKNIDNSNWYKIAVSGKVYYIPSSYVTSSGKVKDGEASVSGKVHDYLNYRSSYDITNKPVGTFPKNTDVVITGAINSGNYNWYRVQYKGKTYYAAANWITVSDQKYDGKEATPASDAQSVEAPAGGIESLKGVGRFTASGTYIPKDGSTWFNASSQVVGYYMDPRNFINENNIYMFEDLSYQSYQSQAAVSKIISGTALERNGFMASWFVSAGKENGMSPIALAARARQETGGGSIAISGYIFPDGKYAYNPYNIGAYSNANPVMRGLEYAKKQGWDTKQKAVFGGAKFIASGYIKQGQNSVYFQRFNVANGAAKVGTHQYMTNISACYTESISTKNSYSAYGITNESLVFVIPVYTNMPASTALPH
- the hslV gene encoding ATP-dependent protease subunit HslV codes for the protein MVQFHATTICAVKRPDGDICIGGDGQVTMGETTIMKNGAKKVKKIFKGKVLTGFAGSVADAFSLTDKFENKLQEHDGNLKRAAVDLAQFWRSDKATRSLEALMIVVNEEDLLVISGNGEVIEPDKNVVAIGSGGNYAYSAASALFDNTELDAESIVRKSLEIASSICVYTNDNISVEKL
- the hslU gene encoding ATP-dependent protease ATPase subunit HslU, whose translation is MKNNIKTMTPKQIVAELDKYIIGQDEAKKSVAIALRNRYRRSLLSEDMREEITPKNILMMGPTGVGKTEIARRLAKIMEAPFVKVEATKFTEVGYVGRDVDSMVRDLVEASVRITKQQRINEKYGIADELVEEKIIDALVPGASSDNVKNVNGPNPFDFFLNNSNYPSQKKQYEEQQNLEKQSVPEDVAMAKEQVKIHLREGKLEDQLIDIEVEDSVNTNQLDMQNEGIGIAIGNIFGDMMPKKTKHKKVTVREARKILREQEAQNLIDMDQVIDDAIENAEQNGIIFIDEIDKIASRSSMASGADVSREGVQRDILPIVEGSVVNTKHGPVKTDHMLFIGAGAFHVSKPSDLIPELQGRFPINVELKNLDKADFKKILTATENAVTKQQKALLETEGVNVEFTDDSTDEIAEMAYLMNEQTENIGARRLYTILEKLLEDISFMLPDNSVEKIVIDREFVKNKFKETVKEVDVDKYIL
- a CDS encoding TIGR01212 family radical SAM protein (This family includes YhcC from E. coli K-12, an uncharacterized radical SAM protein.), whose amino-acid sequence is MKFTDSQRFYSINTYLKGRFGKKMAKLSIEAGFTCPNRDGKVSYGGCKFCSSGGSGELASDISGQIRLLSDKWPNAGHLAYFQSHTNTYASVNVLRSKYYAALSHPEIEGIVIATRPDCLDDKILDLLAEINENHFMWIELGLQTIHEKTLNSMNIGYHLTDYDKAIYELSKRKIKTVTHLILGLPGETERDMFESLHHVTNSGIFGIKLHLMNIVSTSPLYREMPEYVSFDSLESYVDLVVRMIEEIPPDITIHRLTGDVPRKLLISPEWSYKKRTILNAINRELRIRDTFQGAKLNK
- the topA gene encoding type I DNA topoisomerase encodes the protein MPSTKTKTSTKNKKTTKSKKIARKRTLLIVESPSKAKVIGKYLGPSYNVLASVGHVRDLPKSRLGIDIENQFEPGYINIRGKGDKIKELKKAAASASRVLLATDPDREGEAISWHLAYLLDIDPKSECRIVFNEINKEAVKEAIKHPRSIDMGLVDAQQARRVLDRLVGYQISPLLWQKVRRGLSAGRVQSAALKMICDRENEIKSFVPEEYWTITADYGDNFNASLSKYNGEDIRITKAEEADAIEKQLSAGRFVVESVKTGKRKPKPYAPFTTSSLQQDASIKLNFQTKKTMQIAQQLYEGIDVKGIGTRGLITYLRTDSVRISSAAKEAASEFIANKFGKEYCSNNSFSNKNKDIQDAHEAIRPTDINLEPEAIRDSLTSDQFKLYTLVWNRFVASQMSAAEFDTVTVTIDNNGYEFRTSGSRLVFDGWRRVYPIASDKDSYVPELKKGDELNCIELIKEQKFTQPPARYTEAGLVKEMEEKNIGRPSTYSAIITTLTGRRYVTREKKNLVPTQLGFDVTGILSEYFGDIVDVEFTGELENQLDQVELKKEAWKHVIEDFYGPFSKELEVAQNEVEKIEQEVVLSDEVCELCGKPMAIKESRFGKFLACTGYPECKNTKPILKEIGVNCPKCGKPIIEKRTRRGGKIFYGCSGYPNCEVSFWDKPTGELCPKCGSMLLEGKGKKAKIKCSNENCSYVKPEKK